A genome region from Triticum aestivum cultivar Chinese Spring chromosome 2B, IWGSC CS RefSeq v2.1, whole genome shotgun sequence includes the following:
- the LOC123039082 gene encoding momilactone A synthase — MADEDNEEELASQTPLAATKAIDSSRKETRSASNHSYRRAQEMLRAVQLVLRFASSGFINGFSTASNPQWLAGKVAVITGAASGIGKATAAEFVRNGAKVILADVQDDLGRSVAAELGADAAYTRCDVSDEAQIAAAVDLAVERHGHLDILYSNAGVSGSASQASVGALDHADFDRVMAVNARSAVACIKHGARVMAPGRRGGCVLCTASVIGVLSFGSPILAYAVSKATVIAAVRAAAGPLARDRVRVNAISPHAIATPLTVRSMAEMFPGAGEDTLRRVVEEDWSKLDGTVLEVEDVARAALYLASDEARYVTGHNLVVDGGFTAYKSVSMPFL, encoded by the exons aaaagaaacAAGAAGTGCAAGTAATCATTCTTATCGGCGAGCTCAAGAAATGCTCAGAGCCGTGCAACTCGTGCTCAG ATTTGCGTCGTCAGGTTTCATCAATGGATTCTCCACAGCTTCAAACCCGCAGTG GTTGGCTGGTAAAGTGGCGGTCATCACCGGCGCCGCGAGCGGCATCGGCAAGGCGACGGCCGCGGAGTTCGTCAGGAACGGCGCCAAGGTCATCCTCGCCGACGTGCAGGACGACCTGGGCCGCTCCGTCGCCGCGGAGCTCGGCGCGGACGCCGCCTACACCCGCTGCGACGTCTCGGACGAGGCGCAGATCGCGGCGGCCGTCGACCTCGCCGTCGAGCGGCACGGCCACCTCGACATCCTCTACAGCAACGCGGGCGTCTCCGGGTCCGCGTCCCAGGCCTCCGTGGGCGCGCTCGACCACGCCGACTTCGACCGCGTGATGGCGGTCAACGCCCGGTCGGCCGTCGCGTGCATCAAGCACGGCGCGCGCGTCATGGCGCCGGGCCGTCGCGGCGGCTGCGTCCTCTGCACGGCCAGCGTCATCGGCGTGCTCAGCTTCGGCTCCCCGATCCTCGCCTACGCCGTCTCCAAGGCCACCGTCATCGCCGCGGTGCGCGCGGCCGCGGGCCCGCTGGCGCGCGACCGGGTGCGCGTGAACGCCATCTCGCCGCACGCCATCGCAACGCCGCTCACGGTGCGGTCCATGGCCGAGATGTTTCCCGGCGCCGGCGAGGACACGCTGCGGCGGGTGGTGGAGGAGGACTGGAGCAAGCTGGATGGCACCGTGCTGGAGGTGGAGGACGTGGCCAGGGCGGCGCTGTACCTGGCGTCGGACGAGGCCAGGTACGTGACCGGGCACAACCTCGTCGTCGATGGTGGGTTCACCGCGTACAAGAGTGTCAGCATGCCGTTCCTATAG
- the LOC123040746 gene encoding probable E3 ubiquitin-protein ligase ARI9, translating into MGSAISRCGRGGEGRAHAEEARGWGARRSSGGGRGGRVGSWAEELRRFRRTAARRLGGGAPVVERLGGGAPAVEEDDGRRSGGGVPRRPTDGGRVEASRAWDSRVYGHGELFYCPMCMELVPINLKSSFGPCGHAFCSSCVTMYVAVKQREREDVGRVKCPDCENGVPVFVTEGGGDLPADGHGEPFDCAICMETVPGTLKFSVSSCGHPFCRSCVAQYVAAKLDDKVARVECPHPGCEAGAVEPESFRGIIPADLLDRWGFLLCELAVSAKRVYCPYQECSALLLADADTKAITEAECPHCHRLFCARCAVPWHGGLGCKEFQNLGQDERGRNDLLLRRLVGRKGWQRCPKCRMFVEKSEGCNYMKCRCGNSFCYRCASKLSAQNHYCKKCKR; encoded by the exons ATGGGGTCGGCGATCTCCAGATGTGGACGCGGAGGAGAGGGACGGGCTCACGCGGAGGAGGCCCGCGGGTGGggggcgcggaggagctccggcggtggACGAGGCGGACGGGTCGGCAGCTGGGCGGAGGAGCTACGGCGGTTTAGGAGGACGGCGGCCCGGCGGCTgggcggaggagctccggtggTGGAGAGGCTCGGGGGAGGAGCTCCggcggtggaggaggacgacggccgGCGGAGCGGTGGAGGCGTCCCAAGGAGGCCGACGGACGGCGGCAGGGTGGAGGCGTCCCGCGCTTGGGATTCGCGGGTTTACGGCCACGGCGAGCTCTTCTACTGTCCCATGTGCATGGAGCTGGTGCCCATCAACCTCAAATCCAGCTTCGGCCCGTGCGGCCACGCCTTCTGCTCCAGCTGTGTCACCATGTACGTCGCCGTGAAGCAGCGCGAGCGCGAGGACGTTGGTCGCGTCAAGTGCCCCGACTGCGAGAACGGCGTCCCCGTGTTCGTCACCGAGGGCGGTGGAGATTTGCCGGCGGACGGCCACGGCGAGCCCTTCGACTGCGCCATCTGCATGGAGACGGTGCCCGGCACCCTCAAGTTCAGCGTCAGCTCGTGCGGCCACCCATTCTGCCGGAGCTGCGTCGCCCAGTACGTGGCCGCGAAGCTGGATGACAAGGTCGCTCGCGTGGAATGCCCTCATCCAGGCTGCGAGGCCGGCGCCGTGGAGCCGGAGAGCTTCCGCGGCATCATCCCCGCGGACCTCCTCGACAGGTGGGGCTTCCTGCTGTGCGAGCTCGCGGTCAGCGCCAAGAGGGTGTACTGCCCGTACCAAGAATGCTCGGCGCTCCTGCTCGCGGACGCCGACACGAAGGCCATCACGGAGGCGGAGTGCCCGCACTGCCACCGGCTCTTCTGCGCCCGGTGCGCCGTGCCATGGCACGGCGGCCTGGGGTGCAAGGAGTTCCAGAACCTCGGGCAGGACGAGCGCGGCCGGAACGACCTCCTGCTCCGGCGCCTCGTCGGCAGAAAGGGATGGCAGCGGTGCCCCAAGTGCCGGATGTTCGTGGAGAAATCGGAAGGCTGCAATTACATGAAATGCAG GTGTGGAAACAGTTTCTGCTACCGATGTGCATCCAAGTTGTCAGCGCAAAACCATTACTGCAAAAAGTGCAAGCGCTAA